Proteins encoded within one genomic window of Haladaptatus sp. QDMS2:
- a CDS encoding universal stress protein — protein sequence MKVLLGIGGSDDSLHALEEVVERTKVTGDTLTVAILDNPESDRATATVERRVREVLDDGGVEANIQHLSGHPGSKLVELADSGEFDRVVLGGGQRSPMGKINLGSISEFVLLNSRTSVTLIR from the coding sequence ATGAAGGTCCTGCTGGGCATCGGTGGCAGCGACGACTCCCTCCACGCGCTGGAGGAGGTCGTCGAACGCACCAAAGTGACGGGCGACACCCTCACCGTCGCGATTCTCGACAACCCCGAGTCCGACCGCGCGACCGCCACGGTCGAACGACGGGTACGCGAGGTCCTGGACGACGGCGGCGTCGAAGCGAACATCCAGCACCTCTCGGGCCATCCCGGGAGCAAACTGGTAGAACTGGCAGACAGCGGCGAATTCGACCGCGTGGTTCTCGGCGGCGGCCAGCGCAGTCCGATGGGGAAGATAAACCTCGGGAGCATCTCCGAATTCGTCCTCCTCAACTCGAGAACGTCGGTGACGCTCATCCGATGA
- a CDS encoding universal stress protein, with the protein MIDSVVIATDGSASVERAVTVALDLADRFDATVHALYVVDDSEIDTAPDTIRDEFRDALEASADEALSAVKDAASGEVITAIETGRPASVICEYARDNDVDVVATGTRGRHGEHRFLLGSVAETVVRRCSVPVLTVRQLEGEPA; encoded by the coding sequence ATGATAGACTCCGTGGTCATCGCGACCGACGGCTCTGCGAGCGTAGAGCGAGCCGTCACCGTGGCACTCGACCTCGCAGACCGCTTCGATGCCACGGTCCACGCGCTCTACGTCGTCGACGACAGCGAGATAGACACCGCCCCCGACACCATCCGCGACGAGTTCCGCGACGCGCTCGAAGCCTCCGCCGACGAGGCGCTTTCCGCCGTCAAAGACGCCGCGAGCGGCGAGGTCATCACCGCAATCGAAACGGGTCGCCCGGCGAGCGTCATCTGCGAGTACGCCCGCGACAACGACGTCGACGTGGTCGCAACGGGCACGCGAGGCCGCCACGGCGAACACCGCTTCCTGCTCGGCAGCGTTGCGGAGACGGTCGTCCGTCGGTGCTCGGTTCCCGTCCTCACGGTCCGCCAGCTCGAAGGCGAACCCGCCTGA
- a CDS encoding universal stress protein, with amino-acid sequence MAAPVSVDTVLAPVDGSEASMQAAEYALAIAERYGASVHILSIVSEDSVRAMATGELEPETVANRMETFVESLESIVPEGVTIGHSAAAGFSLKRKTQHPGSVILDVADEVDADFLVIPREPLTGRPDEVLSKSAEYVLLYASQPVLSV; translated from the coding sequence ATGGCTGCGCCCGTTTCAGTCGACACGGTGCTCGCCCCCGTAGACGGCAGCGAAGCGTCCATGCAGGCTGCCGAGTACGCACTCGCGATCGCCGAACGTTACGGCGCATCGGTCCACATCCTGAGCATCGTAAGCGAAGACTCCGTCCGTGCGATGGCGACCGGCGAACTCGAACCCGAGACCGTCGCAAACCGGATGGAGACGTTCGTCGAATCGCTCGAATCCATCGTCCCCGAGGGAGTCACCATCGGCCACTCCGCCGCCGCTGGCTTCTCGCTCAAGCGCAAGACCCAGCACCCCGGCAGCGTCATCCTCGACGTGGCCGACGAGGTGGACGCTGACTTCCTCGTCATTCCGCGCGAACCGCTCACCGGTCGTCCGGACGAAGTTCTCTCGAAATCCGCAGAATACGTGTTGCTCTACGCGAGCCAGCCCGTCCTCTCAGTTTAG
- a CDS encoding DUF5806 family protein translates to MAGDPPASEEPAREESGTEEQSAAPAETAHSGDDAADAAAQDQPERDIPADVREYARFSKMDGAAYERVNQFLRDRTHITAREWAIARLCSDFRTETGVEMTKIGKNLPELVPFMTDTYSPQAVNQARSSFEGKVRKAGATFLYGAMCDFFTAEELDDVMYEATEVAKFLLEVEGVDLAVDEELAAEERISTVMREVRQASQELRYEEVECPECGCIHEP, encoded by the coding sequence ATGGCAGGCGACCCGCCGGCTTCCGAGGAGCCAGCACGCGAGGAATCGGGCACGGAGGAGCAATCAGCAGCGCCAGCGGAGACCGCACACTCCGGAGATGACGCGGCGGACGCAGCCGCCCAGGACCAGCCGGAACGCGACATCCCCGCGGACGTCCGCGAGTACGCCCGCTTCTCGAAGATGGACGGGGCGGCCTACGAGCGCGTCAACCAGTTCCTGCGCGACCGAACGCACATCACCGCCCGCGAGTGGGCCATCGCGCGTCTCTGCTCTGATTTCCGCACCGAGACGGGCGTCGAGATGACGAAAATCGGCAAGAACCTGCCGGAACTCGTCCCGTTCATGACGGACACCTACTCGCCACAGGCCGTCAATCAGGCCCGGTCGTCGTTCGAAGGCAAGGTTCGCAAAGCCGGGGCGACCTTCCTCTACGGCGCGATGTGCGACTTCTTCACCGCGGAGGAACTCGACGACGTGATGTACGAGGCGACGGAGGTGGCGAAATTCCTCCTCGAAGTCGAAGGCGTGGACCTCGCGGTGGACGAGGAACTGGCCGCAGAAGAGCGGATTTCGACCGTGATGCGCGAGGTGCGCCAGGCGAGTCAGGAATTACGGTACGAAGAAGTCGAGTGCCCCGAGTGCGGGTGCATTCACGAACCCTGA
- a CDS encoding GNAT family N-acetyltransferase produces the protein MSHEIYPEEVAGPFEKPPRSVTDKDGREIAVETYDGEDVSDLVAMYTEFDPADRAQGIPPVREEGIREWLENIVPKGYNVVARNEGDVIGHATLVPDGEEAYELAIFVLHDYQGAGIGSALLTALLGEGAARGVEKVWLTVERWNAAAIGLYHKVGFETSGSESFELEMSIRLN, from the coding sequence ATGAGTCACGAAATCTATCCCGAAGAGGTGGCGGGACCCTTCGAGAAACCGCCGCGCTCGGTCACGGACAAGGATGGCCGCGAGATAGCCGTCGAGACCTACGACGGCGAGGACGTGTCAGACCTCGTCGCGATGTACACCGAGTTCGACCCCGCAGACCGCGCTCAGGGCATCCCGCCCGTCCGCGAGGAGGGGATTCGCGAGTGGCTCGAAAATATCGTCCCGAAGGGCTACAACGTGGTCGCCCGCAACGAGGGCGACGTCATCGGCCACGCGACGCTCGTCCCCGACGGCGAGGAGGCCTACGAACTCGCCATCTTCGTCCTCCACGACTACCAGGGAGCAGGCATCGGCTCTGCGCTGTTGACCGCACTGCTCGGCGAGGGTGCAGCCCGCGGCGTCGAGAAGGTGTGGCTCACCGTCGAACGGTGGAACGCCGCGGCTATCGGGCTGTATCACAAGGTCGGCTTCGAGACGAGTGGGAGCGAGAGTTTCGAACTCGAGATGTCGATTCGGCTAAACTGA